Proteins encoded within one genomic window of Haematobia irritans isolate KBUSLIRL chromosome 5, ASM5000362v1, whole genome shotgun sequence:
- the LOC142240064 gene encoding protein FAM200C-like produces the protein MNINSTSVFNLEAEKALEASFEISWIIARNKKPHTIGELVIKPSIIAAASKMLDNNAVRQLSKIPLSNNTHICEELLFSKPLTTTSKGEDIFTALSDLLDANDIPWGKIAGICTDGAPSMTGCKSGFIHYAKQKNNNIIFTHCVIHRQALAARTLPDELRSSLNCAIEVVNFIKCSALQTRLFETLYSEDIENRNLDGILLHLDALLGEFNRYFPDMTTDYWQNKLFRNPFLLDVMVLPEDIQEEAIDLKNDSIAKDDFDILTTENFWLKYRNFDDVLPYSYSSPKRPTLRYASCFMDSSLVSLSNSIISLLVDVMALP, from the exons ATGAATATAAATTCTACGTCTGTGTTTAATCTGGAGGCTGAAAAAGCATTAGAAGCatcttttgaaatttcatgGATAATAGCCAGGAACAAAAAACCCCACACGATTGGTGAATTGGTTATAAAACCGAGCATAATAGCAGCTGCAAGTAAAATGCTGGACAACAATGCAGTGAGACAACTTTCAAAAATTCCACTTTCGAACAATACACA TATATGTGAGGAGCTACTTTTCTCTAAACCTCTAACAACTACATCAAAGGGAGAAGATATTTTCACAGCGCTTTCGGATTTGTTGGATGCCAATGATATACCTTGGGGAAAGATTGCCGGCATATGTACTGATGGTGCTCCTTCAATGACGGGATGCAAATCTGGATTTATTCATTACGCCaagcaaaaaaacaataacatcaTATTCACTCATTGCGTTATCCACAGACAAGCCTTAGCCGCCAGAACATTGCCTGACGAATTAAGAAGTTCCCTAAATTGTGCCATAGAAGTtgtcaattttataaaatgcagTGCCCTACAAACGCGTCTTTTTGAAACTTTAT ATTCTGAGGATATTGAAAATAGAAATTTGGACGGAATTCTATTGCATTTGGATGCACTTTTGGGTGAATTCAATAGATATTTTCCAGATATGACCACTGATTATTGGCAGAACAAACTGTTTCGTAATCCCTTTCTTCTGGACGTTATGGTACTACCTGAGGATATCCAGGAAGAAGCTATTGATTTGAAAAACGATTCAATCGCAAAAGATgattttgatatattaacaacTGAAAATTTCTGGCTAAAATATCGGAACTT TGATGATGTGCTCCCCTATTCATACTCATCGCCAAAGCGGCCAACACTTCGTTATGCCTCCTGCTTCATGGATTCGTCGTTAGTGTCATTAAGCAATTCCATCATCAGTCTATTAGTGGATGTCATGGCATTGCCATAG